One Heptranchias perlo isolate sHepPer1 unplaced genomic scaffold, sHepPer1.hap1 HAP1_SCAFFOLD_88, whole genome shotgun sequence genomic window carries:
- the LOC137319607 gene encoding THAP domain-containing protein 5-like, with the protein MPMLLTPNAQVSTAGGNLKKRKALARSNGNKRQKKGLEAQSSEEDTVLKMETVPVLSPALNEPNALAVLAMATEPTLSTETTISASVTELDKIAMSAVSDCVESLSEAIIPTSEPLPNVAMDSFESLEIDKGGSFQYALTESSALPFENVAAVETVQLTQTLASVETVGATAMSPSVETLQLVPTQTREESEPTLTSIEIVPPAAQDIETLSSFQPEPPTPVPSTLAMSIFEDLPALAVVPTYQTLSPTNMSSQTSNVLLTAATGSLKTVSGFETVLTLPSALIVPIMSTLPIVQNHAVLPPEPVIAAVETVMSTLPDTPEVQGEHSYYKNDLTIEQLEEIITNLQKKVKVIQQRERRNSARLRVMENLVRQLKRENVILEEKLKIMEMDTADQLRDTAKQMRQWNYAACMKTKSRKLEKLGITTSINQAFPDSTLTTSKRPSPMDRSCDLLRRGGTRWTPTDAERRPRKNGI; encoded by the exons ATGCCAATGCTGCTAACTCCGAATGCCCAGGTGTCAACAGCTGGAGGCAACCTCAAA aaaaggaaagctcttGCTCGATCAAATGGGAATAAACGGCAAAAAAAGGGGTTGGAAGCTCAAAGCAGTGAAGAAGACACTGTGCTGAAAATGGAAACTGTTCCAGTTCTGTCACCTGCATTGAATGAGCCAAATGCACTTGCAGTGCTAGCCATGGCAACTGAACCAACTCTGTCAACTGAGACAACTATATCAGCTTCAGTGACTGAATTGGATAAGATAGCTATGTctgctgtcagtgactgtgttgaATCTCTGTCTGAAGCGATAATACCGACTTCTGAGCCTTTACCGAATGTGGCAATGGATTCCTTTGAGTCACTAGAGATAGATAAAGGCGGATCCTTTCAATATGCACTAACAGAGTCATCTGCATTGCCATTTGAAAATGTTGCAGCTGTTGAAACTGTTCAACTTACACAGACACTGGCATCGGTTGAAACTGTAGGAGCTACTGCAATGTCGCCATCTGTTGAAACTTTACAGCTTGTGCCAACCCAGACGCGCGAGGAATCAGAACCCACATTAACGTCCATAGAAATTGTGCCCCCGGCTGCGCAAGATATTGAAACCCTGTCATCTTTCCAGCCAGAACCTCCAACGCCAGTCCCTTCTACTCTAGCGATGTCAATCTTTGAGGACTTGCCTGCTTTAGCTGTAGTGCCAACTTATCAaac attatcaCCCACCAACATGTCTTCTCAGACATCAAACGTATTACTGACTGCAGCAACCGGATCTTTGAAAACAGTGTCTGGTTTCGAAACAGTACTGACGTTGCCCTCTGCGCTCATTGTGCCAATTATGTCAACTCTACCAATTGTGCAAAACCATGCAGTGCTGCCCCCTGAACCAGTCATTGCAGCTGTAGAAACAGTTATGTCCACACTACCTGACACACCGGAAGTACAAGGCGAACATTCATACTACAAAAATGATCTGACCATTGAGCAACTTGAAGAGATCATTACTAACCTACAGAAAAAGGTGAAAGTTATACAGCAGCGAGAAAGGAGGAATTCAGCCCGGCTGAGAGTCATGGAAAATCTTGTGCGCCAACTGAAAAGGGAAAATGTTATTTTAGAGGAGAAGCTGAAAATAATGGAGATG gacacagcagaccagctacgagataccgccaaacagatgAGGCAATGGAACTACGCTGCCTGCATGAAAacgaagagcaggaagcttgagaaactcggcatcaccaccagcatcaaccaagcttttcctg attctaccctaaccacgtcaaagaggccatcccccatGGACAGGTCCTgcgatctgctcagacgaggaggaacgcgatggacacctacagacgcggaaagacgccctcgtaagaacgggatatga